A genomic segment from Oncorhynchus clarkii lewisi isolate Uvic-CL-2024 chromosome 14, UVic_Ocla_1.0, whole genome shotgun sequence encodes:
- the LOC139366499 gene encoding cytoplasmic polyadenylation element-binding protein 4-like isoform X5, with amino-acid sequence MDDYGFGVLVKNNGSGNKSAFPVRIPPHLQTQPLHLNHPANPPSPPSFVNSTSATNGGGSAWLFPSVTPHSNMQDEILDSDKSKALDLQDLQEKAQPQALSPGQQEAGGGLGELDGILPEDGTLEKGSLETGGKEKLRGGMDSPPVLGGFDYQDSLGMGTSGAQSTTTSSLTSFNNWSPTIPSNPSPVIGEDVGGGFFGPAGSNANGPQMLFQNFSHHAGPGFGGAGGSFSPQIGPVSQHHPPPHHYHPHNQGVPPQHRRSPASPHPPQPSFPPHPHRSGAFTQLPHLAPAQSKPPSPWGSYQSPAPPTSTSWSPGGGGYGGWGGSQGVREYRRGLNGGVTALNSISPLKKSFPNNQVPSQKYPRNNSGFNQKAWMEDSMSRTDNFPFQQERTRSFDGFSMHSLENSLIDIMRAEQDSLKGHSNLFPMEDERSFGEDESGDQGLPGLGSAHCFPHLNGERVERYSRKVFVGGLPPDIDEDEITASFRRFGHLFVDWPHKAESKSYFPPKGYAFLLFQDESSVQALIDACIEEDGKLYLCVSSPTIKDKPVQIRPWNLNDSDFVMDGSQPLDPRKTIFVGGVPRPLRAVELAMIMDRLYGGVCYAGIDTDPELKYPKGAGRVAFSNQQSYIAAISARFVQLQHGEIDKRVEVKPYVLDDQLCDECQGTRCGGKFAPFFCANVTCLQYYCEYCWAAIHSRAGREFHKPLVKEGGDRPRHISFRWN; translated from the exons ATGGACGACTACGGCTTCGGAGTCCTGGTGAAGAATAACGGCAGTGGCAACAAGTCTGCTTTCCCTGTGAGGATCCCCCCTCACCTCCAAACCCAGCCCCTACACCTCAATCACCCTGCCAACCCCCCCAGCCCCCCTTCATTCGTCAACAGCACCTCGGCCACCAATGGAGGAGGTAGCGCATGGCTGTTCCCCTCCGTAACACCCCACAGTAACATGCAGGATGAGATCCTTGACTCCGACAAGTCCAAAGCCCTGGACCTCCAGGACCTGCAGGAGAAGGCCCAGCCGCAGGCCCTCTCCCCTGGGCAGCAAGAGGCCGGAGGTGGCCTAGGGGAGCTGGATGGAATCCTACCTGAGGACGGCACCCTGGAGAAGGGCTCGTTGGAGACCGGTGGGAAGGAGAAGCTTAGGGGTGGGATGGACTCTCCTCCGGTGCTGGGGGGGTTTGACTACCAGGATAGCCTGGGGATGGGGACATCCGGAGCCcaatccaccaccacctcctccttgaCCTCCTTCAACAACTGGTCCCCGACCATACCTTCCAACCCCTCCCCCGTTATCGGCGAGGACGTCGGGGGTGGGTTCTTTGGCCCGGCTGGTTCCAACGCTAACGGACCCCAGATGCTGTTCCAGAACTTCTCCCACCACGCGGGGCCCGGCTTCGGAGGGGCGGGGGGCAGCTTCTCCCCCCAAATCGGCCCGGTCTCCCAGCACCACCCTCCTccccaccactaccacccccATAACCAGGGGGTCCCCCCTCAGCACCGTCGCTCTCCAgcctccccccaccctccccagccctccttccctcctcaccCCCACCGCTCTGGAGCTTTCACCCAGCTGCCCCACCTGGCCCCGGCCCAGTCCAAGCCCCCCTCCCCTTGGGGCAGCTACCAGAGCCCTGCCCCCCCCACTTCCACCTCCTGGAGCCCCGGGGGAGGTGGGTACGGTGGCTGGGGAGGGTCACAGGGGGTTCGTGAGTACCGCAGGGGCCTCAATGGAGGGGTGACGGCCCTCAACTCCATCTCACCACTTAAGAAGTCTTTCCCCAACAATCAG GTGCCCTCTCAGAAGTATCCTCGTAATAACTCTGGGTTCAACCAAAAGGCCTGGATGGAAGACAGCATGAGTCGCACTGACAACTTCCCTTTCCAG cagGAGAGAACCCGTTCCTTTGATGGCTTCAGCATGCACTCCCTGGAGAACAGTCTGATTGATATTATGAGGGCTGAACAGGATTCATTGAAAG GTCACTCTAACCTGTTTCCCATGGAGGACGAGCGGTCCTTCGGAGAGGACGAGTCAGGTGACCAGGGACTTCCTGGTTTAGGATCCGCCCACTGTTTCCCGCACCTCAACGGAGAGCGAGTGGAGAGATACTCACGCAAGGTGTTTGTGGGAGGACTGCCCCCCGATATAGATGAAG ATGAGATCACCGCCAGTTTCCGCCGGTTCGGTCACCTGTTTGTTGATTGGCCCCACAAGGCTGAGAGCAAGTCCTATTTCCCACCCAAAG GTTATGCATTCTTACTGTTCCAAGACGAGAGCTCTGTCCAGGCTCTGATCGATGCCTGTATCGAGGAGGATGGCAAGCTCTACCTCTGTGTCTCCAGCCCCACCATCAAGGACAAGCCT GTCCAGATCCGTCCCTGGAACCTGAACGACAGTGACTTTGTGATGGACGGCTCTCAGcctctggaccccaggaagaccaTCTTCGTAGGGGGGGTGCCACGTCCTCTACGTGCAG TGGAGCTGGCCATGATAATGGAtcgtctgtatggaggagtgtgtTACGCTGGAATCGACACAGACCCTGAGCTGAAGTACCCTAAAGGAGCGGGCCGTGTGGCATTCTCCAATCAGCAGAGCTACATCGCTGCTATCAGCGCTCGATTCGTTCAGCTGCAGCACGGCGAGATCGACAAACGG gtggaAGTGAAGCCATATGTGCTGGATGACCAGCTGTGTGATGAGTGCCAGGGGACACGCTGTGGGGGGAAGTTCGCTCCCTTCTTCTGCGCTAACGTCACCTGTCTCCAGTACTACTGCGAGTACTGCTGGGCCGCCATCCACTCCCGTGCCGGACGAGAGTTCCACAAGCCACTGGTCAAGGAGGGGGGAGACCGGCCCCGACACATATCCTTCAGGTGGaattag
- the LOC139366499 gene encoding cytoplasmic polyadenylation element-binding protein 4-like isoform X6, with the protein MDDYGFGVLVKNNGSGNKSAFPVRIPPHLQTQPLHLNHPANPPSPPSFVNSTSATNGGGSAWLFPSVTPHSNMQDEILDSDKSKALDLQDLQEKAQPQALSPGQQEAGGGLGELDGILPEDGTLEKGSLETGGKEKLRGGMDSPPVLGGFDYQDSLGMGTSGAQSTTTSSLTSFNNWSPTIPSNPSPVIGEDVGGGFFGPAGSNANGPQMLFQNFSHHAGPGFGGAGGSFSPQIGPVSQHHPPPHHYHPHNQGVPPQHRRSPASPHPPQPSFPPHPHRSGAFTQLPHLAPAQSKPPSPWGSYQSPAPPTSTSWSPGGGGYGGWGGSQGVREYRRGLNGGVTALNSISPLKKSFPNNQVPSQKYPRNNSGFNQKAWMEDSMSRTDNFPFQERTRSFDGFSMHSLENSLIDIMRAEQDSLKGHSNLFPMEDERSFGEDESGDQGLPGLGSAHCFPHLNGERVERYSRKVFVGGLPPDIDEDEITASFRRFGHLFVDWPHKAESKSYFPPKGYAFLLFQDESSVQALIDACIEEDGKLYLCVSSPTIKDKPVQIRPWNLNDSDFVMDGSQPLDPRKTIFVGGVPRPLRAVELAMIMDRLYGGVCYAGIDTDPELKYPKGAGRVAFSNQQSYIAAISARFVQLQHGEIDKRVEVKPYVLDDQLCDECQGTRCGGKFAPFFCANVTCLQYYCEYCWAAIHSRAGREFHKPLVKEGGDRPRHISFRWN; encoded by the exons ATGGACGACTACGGCTTCGGAGTCCTGGTGAAGAATAACGGCAGTGGCAACAAGTCTGCTTTCCCTGTGAGGATCCCCCCTCACCTCCAAACCCAGCCCCTACACCTCAATCACCCTGCCAACCCCCCCAGCCCCCCTTCATTCGTCAACAGCACCTCGGCCACCAATGGAGGAGGTAGCGCATGGCTGTTCCCCTCCGTAACACCCCACAGTAACATGCAGGATGAGATCCTTGACTCCGACAAGTCCAAAGCCCTGGACCTCCAGGACCTGCAGGAGAAGGCCCAGCCGCAGGCCCTCTCCCCTGGGCAGCAAGAGGCCGGAGGTGGCCTAGGGGAGCTGGATGGAATCCTACCTGAGGACGGCACCCTGGAGAAGGGCTCGTTGGAGACCGGTGGGAAGGAGAAGCTTAGGGGTGGGATGGACTCTCCTCCGGTGCTGGGGGGGTTTGACTACCAGGATAGCCTGGGGATGGGGACATCCGGAGCCcaatccaccaccacctcctccttgaCCTCCTTCAACAACTGGTCCCCGACCATACCTTCCAACCCCTCCCCCGTTATCGGCGAGGACGTCGGGGGTGGGTTCTTTGGCCCGGCTGGTTCCAACGCTAACGGACCCCAGATGCTGTTCCAGAACTTCTCCCACCACGCGGGGCCCGGCTTCGGAGGGGCGGGGGGCAGCTTCTCCCCCCAAATCGGCCCGGTCTCCCAGCACCACCCTCCTccccaccactaccacccccATAACCAGGGGGTCCCCCCTCAGCACCGTCGCTCTCCAgcctccccccaccctccccagccctccttccctcctcaccCCCACCGCTCTGGAGCTTTCACCCAGCTGCCCCACCTGGCCCCGGCCCAGTCCAAGCCCCCCTCCCCTTGGGGCAGCTACCAGAGCCCTGCCCCCCCCACTTCCACCTCCTGGAGCCCCGGGGGAGGTGGGTACGGTGGCTGGGGAGGGTCACAGGGGGTTCGTGAGTACCGCAGGGGCCTCAATGGAGGGGTGACGGCCCTCAACTCCATCTCACCACTTAAGAAGTCTTTCCCCAACAATCAG GTGCCCTCTCAGAAGTATCCTCGTAATAACTCTGGGTTCAACCAAAAGGCCTGGATGGAAGACAGCATGAGTCGCACTGACAACTTCCCTTTCCAG GAGAGAACCCGTTCCTTTGATGGCTTCAGCATGCACTCCCTGGAGAACAGTCTGATTGATATTATGAGGGCTGAACAGGATTCATTGAAAG GTCACTCTAACCTGTTTCCCATGGAGGACGAGCGGTCCTTCGGAGAGGACGAGTCAGGTGACCAGGGACTTCCTGGTTTAGGATCCGCCCACTGTTTCCCGCACCTCAACGGAGAGCGAGTGGAGAGATACTCACGCAAGGTGTTTGTGGGAGGACTGCCCCCCGATATAGATGAAG ATGAGATCACCGCCAGTTTCCGCCGGTTCGGTCACCTGTTTGTTGATTGGCCCCACAAGGCTGAGAGCAAGTCCTATTTCCCACCCAAAG GTTATGCATTCTTACTGTTCCAAGACGAGAGCTCTGTCCAGGCTCTGATCGATGCCTGTATCGAGGAGGATGGCAAGCTCTACCTCTGTGTCTCCAGCCCCACCATCAAGGACAAGCCT GTCCAGATCCGTCCCTGGAACCTGAACGACAGTGACTTTGTGATGGACGGCTCTCAGcctctggaccccaggaagaccaTCTTCGTAGGGGGGGTGCCACGTCCTCTACGTGCAG TGGAGCTGGCCATGATAATGGAtcgtctgtatggaggagtgtgtTACGCTGGAATCGACACAGACCCTGAGCTGAAGTACCCTAAAGGAGCGGGCCGTGTGGCATTCTCCAATCAGCAGAGCTACATCGCTGCTATCAGCGCTCGATTCGTTCAGCTGCAGCACGGCGAGATCGACAAACGG gtggaAGTGAAGCCATATGTGCTGGATGACCAGCTGTGTGATGAGTGCCAGGGGACACGCTGTGGGGGGAAGTTCGCTCCCTTCTTCTGCGCTAACGTCACCTGTCTCCAGTACTACTGCGAGTACTGCTGGGCCGCCATCCACTCCCGTGCCGGACGAGAGTTCCACAAGCCACTGGTCAAGGAGGGGGGAGACCGGCCCCGACACATATCCTTCAGGTGGaattag